GTTAAAAGGAGTCCAGCTGGAAAATAGAGATACGGATTTGCTAAGCATTAAAAGGGTTTTCATCCCACCGACCATTTAccgaaattttattttcgagTGTACATGTGATAATAGCTTgactttttggaaaaacaaaataggtGTCAGGGGTATCATGCGTGTTCACCTTAGGAAGAACATAATTTTTGGCTGCGACTTTGACCACACAGTGGGTGAGGAAGAACCCCTAGGAGATGTAGGGGTGGAGGTGCCTGCGGTAGATGACGCTAGTGGAGGAGGGGTAGCTGGCGATTGGGCCTTCTGGCGGAACAGTGGTCCTAGCGCAGAAGAGCTAGCGGAGAGAAACAAAACAGCCTTTTCGAAATTCTACACTCCCGGAGAAGTAAAGGATGCCAAGGAGGAGGGCATCATATGCAACGTGAAAATTACAAAGGCGGAAGTCTACTTGGGGTTGGTGTGTCCCCCCGGTTATGAGATGTATCCATCTAATTGCTTCGAGAGAGTGTTGTACAAGGATAGCATAGTAAGGATGACTGAGTTCGTAAAGCACCCTATTTCGTTTCATATGGACAACAACAGGAGGATGTCCTTTGCTACTTTCACTCTCAACAGAAATGAGAACCCCCCTGGGTTCACCTGCCTGTGTGTTCGTGTGGATGCCCCCGAGGCGCCTCCCCTGCAGGCAAACTTCGTGTACCACAACTACGAGTCCTTTGGCTTTCACATCGGTTTGCTCTACGTGTTGGttgtcctcctcctgctggtGCTGTGCCTGTGAGGAGCGCGGGGTGGCACAGTCGAACCAGGCGCAGTGCAGACGTAGTGCAGACGCAGTGCAGACGCAGTGTGGTTAGCCTGCATGCGTAGCTGTGCATTTAGCAGCGTGTTGCAGTGTTATTCTTCACagagacttttttttttttttttttttttttgtaaaatgccACGTCGCAGTTTTCGCAGTTTTCGCATTTTTAGCACTTTTCGTACTTTCGTACTGTTGGCACCGTTTCGTACACCCCTACATACCCCTGCGTACCCCTCCGTGTTCGAATCTTTCACTTATGactgcttccctttttttttttcctttccttttgctaatgtcatttttattgtcccccatttccccccccccaacaaCAACAACCTGTACAGTATTAAAATAAACGCGTTTGTTTTGGTAAGCGACTGTTGTCTAGCCTGAGGTGGCAACCTGGAAGGAGAGGCACGCGGGGTGCATCATGTCATGGTGTGGCGTCTACCCATGTgcaacatatttttctccgTTGCACGCGTATAGCACACGGTTAAGTGAAGATTGTGGGTATGGCATATTGACAGGAGCCGACTGAATgggaaattaattttttttttttttttttttttttttcgcagtgTGCACAAACGTGTTGGTGCATGTCGAGCGTCGTCTGCGAAACGCGTCGCGCAGTGCAGCGGCGTGTGTAATTCGCCGCCTTGTGTAATTCGCCACCCTGTGATATTTCCCGCCACGCGCGTTGTGCACCCCCTTGCAAGCGGTGATCTGTTGCAGGGAGCGTCGCAGTATGCATCTCAGCTGACCCTCCATGAGGGGGGGtgctccccccccacccCGCCTCGGCACGCgtgtttttccaaaaaaatttgcgtCCATTTTCTCATGGGTGAGAAGGAAGCAAGTACGAACGAATGAGTAGAGTACCCATGCACAGGCGCAAGCGTTCGGTCTGCCCCCGCGAAGTAACACGGCGCGCTGTCGGAAGAGGCAGAGACGGTACTGgaattttctccccctctcaCGCGTCGCACGGGCAACGTGCAACGGGTAACGTGCAACGGGCACCGCGTTGACCTAGCCTCGCACCGCGTCATACCGCTTAACCCCGCTTTACCCCGCCTTACACCATGCGCATTGTGAAGGCCTCCCTGTGGGGGCAGCTGCTCATATGGTGCCTATGGTCCCGGGCCGAGGGATTCACGCACACGTGCGACTTCAACGACGAGGTGAGCCTCGAGTTTGGAGAGAAGCAAATgacaaataaagaaaaaatatgcacccTGAAACCAGACGTGCTAGATAAAGTAATAATCAAATGTGggtcggaaaaaaaaaaatacgagtTACTACCAAATAACTGCTTCGAGCAAGTATACACATCCAAGTCGATAAAAAACGCACAGAACTTAGTGCAATATCTACCCGGAGCTGCCGCCATCGTAAAGAGGAatcaaaagaaacaaaactcagaaggaaagaaaaactacGACGATGTATTTTTTCGAGTCCCACCTAACATGGATAGCGAAGAAAAGGCAATCTACTGTCTCTGTCAAAATAAAGCCAAAATTAAGGTCCGAAAAGTAAGCGGAGAAATATACGATAAGGAGATATTTAACATCGGAATTGCAGAAGTTTTGATTCCATCCCTTCCTAAAAAGATCGATGGTTGTGATTTTACTCAAAATGACTCAACCTTGTTCACAAAAGGATACGATGCGAATTTCTATAAAACGGTTGAAAATAAAGACGATGTTATTTGTAGAATTAGAGCTACTGAAGGTCAATTTATTGGGTTCAAGTGCCCAGCTGACTATGACATCGAACCTGAGGAATGCTTTTTACAAGGGTTTAATCTCAATGGCAAGAAGGAACAACTTCGGAACAAGCTTAACCTAACAGATCTAGTATTAGATCACTACAATAAGATTTTTTATGCTCGTGTTCCTCAGAATATATATCAAAGTAtgaactttttttgtgcatgtgttttaaaggaaaagagaTTAGTTGCTCACTTTGAGTTTATTGCCACTGCAGATGGTTTGGGTGAATCAGGTGATAATATTTTGCAGAGCCGCAGTGGTGGGACAGCGGCAGCCATTGGCCCGcgtctcctcctcctgcttctgTTCTCAGGAGTCCTTTACTTTGTGTTGTAGTCCTCCGCACAGttcagggggggaagcggcgggaGAAGAGGCGGGAGAGGAAGCTGCCCAAACCATATACCGACTAGCCGCTGACCCAACCATACACCGACTAGCCGCTGCCCCACCCTGGGGAATATAATATACCCCTCGGGGGAGGACCCCTTTCCgaacattttctttttcttttttcttttttctttttttttttttttttttttcatccccgTCACGATGCCAACTTTGTACCTGCTTAACTAgctttttcgattttttttttttttaaactttcctaattttttatgccctTTTAATTTGGCTACCCTGCTTTGCGGAGCAGGTTGACAGCCGCCTCGTTTTGCCGCCCGGCTTTTCCGCCTCGTTTTGCCGCCTGGTCGGGGCACTTCCGCGGTGCATGGCCTAACAGGCGTTCGCTCAGTTCGCTATTTTCCACCCGTCGAACTTGGTCCCGTCCGCTCCTTCCACGCCTTCCACGCCTTTCACTCCTTCCACGCATTTCACTCCTTCCACGCCTTCCACTCCTTCCACGCCTTCCACTCCTTCCACGCCTTCCACTCCTTCCGCCCCTTCTACTCCTTCCGCCCCTTCCACTCCTTCCGCCCCTTCCACTCCTTCCGCCCTTCTACTCAACGCTGTTTCGTTTTCCCCCTCCAGGAGCGTAAGCGCCAAAAGGATGCAACTCAGCAGAGACGCAGGGGGAGACCAAATTGAGCACCCCCGCCGCGTGTCATCCGTATAAAAGGCGGAGGCGCGCATAAGTAATAACGCGTTCGTTTAATTCGTCCGTTTGACGCGTTCGTTTAATTCGTCCGTTTGACGCGTTCGTGGCGGGGCGAGAGTTTTATATGAGAAAGGGACATCACTCGGAGTGTAACAGGGTAGAAGCGTAGAATCGTGGAAGCGTATCGGTTTAACCGCCTTGCTGCCTCACCGCTTACCGCTTACCGCGTACCGCTTACCGCCTCACCGCCTACCGCAGGATGGAGGGCGGGGGGGTAGCCAGGGCGGCCTGCGAGGAGTGCGGGGAGAAAAACGTGTGCATGATGAAACCCTCCAATAGGAAGAAGCTCTGCAGGGACTGCTTCACCGAGGGATTCGAAGAAGACGTACACGAGACCatcctaaaaaaaaacatgtttGATGAGAAGGACAAAATCTGCATTGCCGTGTCGGGTGGAAAGGACTCTAGTGTCCTAGCACACGTCCTTGTTCACATCAAAAGGAAGCACAACTACAAATGGGACCTATTCCTCTTAGCCATCGATGAGGGCATAAAAGGGTATCGTGATGACTcactaaaaattgtatttaaGCTTCAGGAGAAGTACAATCTGCCCCTTAAAGTCCTAAAGTTCGAGGATATTTTCACCTACAGTATGGATACTGTTGTTAGTTTTAttgggaagaagaacaactGCACCGTTTGCGGGGTCTTTCGGAGACAGGCAATGGAGAGGGGTGCACTACTATTTAATGCAACGAAGCTAGTGACGGGGCATAATGCCGACGACTTGGCAGAGACCATTCTTATGAATATGTGCAGGGGCGATTTGGAGAAGCTGGCCAAGGGCGTGGACGCGATGTCGGCGGGGAAAATGGGCACATCAGAGGTGGGGAAAGAAGCGGTGGGGAAAGAAGCGGTGGGGAAAGAAGCGGtggagaaagaagaaatggagaaaggTGAGGTGACAGCATGCTGCGGCGGAGGGTGCACACGGGGAAAAGCCGCGGTGGAGAAAGCAGAGGTGACGGCATGCCGCGGCGGAGAGTACACACGGGAAGAAGCCGCGGTCGAGCGTGGGCAGAGGACCCCAAGTGGAACGGACAATCCAAATGCCCTAATAGAAGTTTCTCCTACCACCCATGTGGAGTCCTCCCCACCTACAGAGGAGCATCCATTTTTCCTACCCCGACTGAAGCCCCTCATGTGGTGTTACGAGAAGGAAATCGTCCTGTAcgcattttacaaaaagttgGACTACTTCAGCACGGAGTGCACCTACTCTCCCAACTCATTCCGTGGAAATTTACGGAGCTTCATAAAAGATCTAGAAATGATTAACCCGCAGTTCATAgttaatattattcattCCTCGGAGTTCTTTTATCacaacagcagcaggaggaaggTGCTTCAAATGTGCACTCGCTGTGGTGCGTACACGTCCAACCCGGTGTGCAAAGCTTGCCTAATCGTGGAGGGGCTGCGAAATTATAAAGATAATTCGTTTCTATACGCCAAtacgaggaagaagaaagggggggagaagggggagaggcgCCGCATCCCCATACGGTACGACCTGGGTACGGGTGCGGAAGATGCCGTTGCACATGTGGAAGGTGCCAAGAGTGATAGCAATGCCAATGTAGGGGGTGGTGCGGAAGCTCCTGCTTAAAATCAGGTGACACATAACCCACATCACTATGAAGCGCTAATCGAGGAGCtcataagttttttttttcctttttcctttttttttgagccaTTTGATAGGGTTGGGGATTTGTAACCCCTCCTGGCCCTCCCCACCATCTGTGAAGCCACTGCATAGACGCCCCTCTCAGTGGGCTGCGTTCGGGTTGCTCATTTCGGCGTGTATGTTGAGTACGCCTCgttgtatgtttttattttttatttttaatttattattttttattttttttgtttttaatttattattttttattttttttgtttttaattttttattttatatttttttttgtgtgtacgtacactAACTGTCACCCGGGGAGTGCCCccttttgttccctttttaatatttgtCTTCGTCTGCTCGCTCGAAGAAAACGCAGGCATAGCCAACTGGGGCAGCAGCACCGCATGTCAGCGGGGGTCCATTTGCGGAGAAGTGAAAGACTGCACAGTagttaatttatttgctcTCCTTCTACAactttgtcattttttttttttttcccagctagccaatttaaaaattgttttcccTTCCCAATTCGCTGTAGAGACAGCTGTCTTGGTTGTGTCTCTTCCTCTCACAGCTGCAACTGCGGGTGTGCACTTACTTGGCGAGTCCGGTTgatctccccccctcccccatagGTCGGAGTGTTGACCAGTGGGTACCGCATCGTAGCGTTACCGCGTCGTATCAACGCcaattcccccttttgcgcaccccaaaaatgagcaaaaccGGCCAAGGAGCAAACATCGTGGAGGAAACCTACCTCTCCTCCATCCGGAGGGTGCAGGAAAGC
The window above is part of the Plasmodium cynomolgi strain B DNA, chromosome 11, whole genome shotgun sequence genome. Proteins encoded here:
- a CDS encoding 6-cysteine protein (putative), producing ILLVQRLPVQKQQQSSIPARKHPEEEWGHPKNAFAHMANQMKGTCDFSRAPLSVSISENEIVALLGGAEVQGGVTPLGDAPLSDDRLNDDRPIGSRDEKVQHCVQFTKGFDVLTFVCPKRNNEDYMGVEIRPLHCFETVRMSNGNNKKLTDVLKGVQLENRDTDLLSIKRVFIPPTIYRNFIFECTCDNSLTFWKNKIGVRGIMRVHLRKNIIFGCDFDHTVGEEEPLGDVGVEVPAVDDASGGGVAGDWAFWRNSGPSAEELAERNKTAFSKFYTPGEVKDAKEEGIICNVKITKAEVYLGLVCPPGYEMYPSNCFERVLYKDSIVRMTEFVKHPISFHMDNNRRMSFATFTLNRNENPPGFTCLCVRVDAPEAPPLQANFVYHNYESFGFHIGLLYVLVVLLLLVLCL
- a CDS encoding membrane protein pf12 precursor (putative), whose protein sequence is MTNKEKICTLKPDVLDKVIIKCGSEKKKYELLPNNCFEQVYTSKSIKNAQNLVQYLPGAAAIVKRNQKKQNSEGKKNYDDVFFRVPPNMDSEEKAIYCLCQNKAKIKVRKVSGEIYDKEIFNIGIAEVLIPSLPKKIDGCDFTQNDSTLFTKGYDANFYKTVENKDDVICRIRATEGQFIGFKCPADYDIEPEECFLQGFNLNGKKEQLRNKLNLTDLVLDHYNKIFYARVPQNIYQSMNFFCACVLKEKRLVAHFEFIATADGLGESGVLYFVL
- a CDS encoding PP-loop family protein (putative) gives rise to the protein MEGGGVARAACEECGEKNVCMMKPSNRKKLCRDCFTEGFEEDVHETILKKNMFDEKDKICIAVSGGKDSSVLAHVLVHIKRKHNYKWDLFLLAIDEGIKGYRDDSLKIVFKLQEKYNLPLKVLKFEDIFTYSMDTVVSFIGKKNNCTVCGVFRRQAMERGALLFNATKLVTGHNADDLAETILMNMCRGDLEKLAKGVDAMSAGKMGTSEVGKEAVGKEAVGKEAVEKEEMEKGEPLMWCYEKEIVLYAFYKKLDYFSTECTYSPNSFRGNLRSFIKDLEMINPQFIVNIIHSSEFFYHNSSRRKVLQMCTRCGAYTSNPVCKACLIVEGLRNYKDNSFLYANTRKKKGGEKGERRRIPIRYDLGTGAEDAVAHVEGAKSDSNANVGGGAEAPA